From the genome of Candidatus Dormiibacterota bacterium:
CGTAGCCGCCCGACTCCGGGTCGCCGCCGGAGGTCTCGCAGACCAGGGTGTCGCCGCCCGAGGAGCGCTCGCGGTCCTCCCCGAAGACCACGACGTCGATCGCCTTCTCGGGACAGACGTCGTCGCAGGCGCCGCAGAGCACGCAGACCGTCCTGTCGTAGTGGTGCACCGAGTCGCACTGGAAGCAGCGGATCGACTGGACGATCGCCTCGCGGTCGGTCCAGGGCAGCTCGCACTCCGACATGTCGTAGCGCTTGGAGGCCTCGAGGATCGGCGGGTCGGTGCGGGCGAACACCTCCGACTGGCGATGGTCGTCGGTGCGCTCCACCACCGTCTGGTAGAGGCGGAAGGAGTCGTCGTCGGCGTCCTCGCCGAGGAACTCGCGGATCGACCGGGCGACGCGGTGCCCCCAGCCGACGGCGTCGACGATGAACGACGGGCCCTGCACGCAGTCGCCGCCGGAGAAGAGCTTGGGCACCGAGGTGTGGCCGCCGCGGTCGGCGGCGAGCAGCCCGCGCGGCGTCACCGGGGCGATCTCGGACGGCCGCTCCATGATCTGGCCGGACGCGAAGATCACGTAGTCGCAGTCGACGCGCACCCGCTCGACGCCGGCCTTCTCCTTCACCGAGGAGAAGATCACCTTGCCGGTCAGCGGGTCGAACTCGAGTGGCTCGAGGGGCGCGAAGGAGACACCGGTGACGTTGTTGTTCGCGTCCTTGTGGATCTCCTTGACGATGATCCCGCAGGCCAGCCGCAGCCCGATCTCCTTGGCCTCGTGGAGCTCGTTGCCGAAGGCGGGGAGCCGGTCCTCCGGCTCGATCGCGCACATCCAGACCTCGGGGCAGCCGAGCTTGATCGAGCTCTGCACCGCGTCGGTGGCGATGGCGCCGCCGCCCACGCACACCACCCGGGTCTTCCCCGGGACCATGTGCTCGGGGATCCGGTCGTAGCTGATGATGCGCAGGAAGCGCATCGCGTCGATGACCTGGGTGGCGTCCTTCCCGGGGACGGGCAGGATGCGGCCCTGCATCATCCCGATGGTGAGGAAGACGGCGTCGAACTCGTCGATGAGGTCCTCGAGACGGACGTCGTCGGGCCCGGTGCCGACGTTGGTGTTGGTGCGCACCTCGATCCCCGTCGCCAGGATCATGTCGAGCTCCCACTGGAGCTGGGCGTGGTCGAAGCGGAAGGGCGGGATGCTGGTGCTGAGCAGGCCGCCGACCTTGGCCTCGCGCTCGAGCAGGACGACGTCGTAGCCCTGGACGCGGAGGTCGAGGGCGCAGGTCAGCCCGGCGGGGCCGGCGCCGACGATGCACACCCGCCTGCCCTTCGGCGGTGCCAGCTTGTAGTCGACCCAGAGGCCCTGCTTGAACGCGAAGTCGGTGGAGAAGCGCTTGATGGAGCGGATCGTCACCGGGTCCTCACCCGGGTCCCAGCCGCGCTTGCAGTCGGTCTCACAGGGATGGTTGCAGAGCCGGCCGAGCATGCTCGGGAACGGGTTGGTCTCGTGGATGACCATCCAGGAGTCGACGTAGCGGCCCTGGCTCACGTAGTCGATGTAGGTCGCGATGTCCTGCTTGATCGGGCAGTTCCGCTGGCAGGGGCTCACCGGCACGTTGAACCCGAGGTCGCGGTGGCCGGCGAGGATCTTCATCGGCGCCTTGTCGACCACGTTGGAGCCGATCTCGGCGAGCAGCTGGGCCTCGGAGACCACCCCGACCGGAGCGCTGCGGCGGCTGAAGACGCCGCCCACCGGCTCGGTGATCAGCACCGCACCGGCGCCGGCGTCGACCATCTCGCGGGCTGCGGCGAGGGGCGTCTCGCCGCCGTCGAGGCGCGGCAGCGGCCGCAGCAGCTCACCCGCCCGGGTGCGGTGGAGGCCCCGCTCGGTGGCGGGAAGCACCGCCTCGAGACCCACGCTCCCGAGGATCTCGCCGTCGTCGCGCACCACCAGCAGGGGCAGCGGATGCTGGGCGAGGAGCGGGACCAGGATGTTGGCGATGGTGTCGAGGGGATCGCACTGCGCCCCCAGCGGCTCCATGATCTCGCTGAGCACGTGCATGTCTAGTCCTCGAGCCCGGCGCCGGCGGCGAGCCGCTCGGCGGTGTGGGCCGCGATCTCGCGAAGGGTGATCATCCCCACCGGGCGCACGTCCTCGTGCATCACCAGCGCGAGCTGGCGGCCCGCCTGGCGGAGCACCGCCGCCGCCTCGCCGAGCAGGCTGTTCTCGTCGACCAGCAGCGGCGGGGTGCGCAGGACGTCGCGGGCGAGCACCTCGGTCACCGAGGGTCGCACCACGTCGCTCCCGCCCA
Proteins encoded in this window:
- a CDS encoding CBS domain-containing protein; the encoded protein is MADRSSLDPNQLAPEAANPAVRDVMRPEVAFCLPSTPIDAIAKLMADNDLVELPVLIDRRPVGYVRSRDLLDQYVEGGVELGGSDVVRPSVTEVLARDVLRTPPLLVDENSLLGEAAAVLRQAGRQLALVMHEDVRPVGMITLREIAAHTAERLAAGAGLED
- a CDS encoding FAD-dependent oxidoreductase, encoding MHVLSEIMEPLGAQCDPLDTIANILVPLLAQHPLPLLVVRDDGEILGSVGLEAVLPATERGLHRTRAGELLRPLPRLDGGETPLAAAREMVDAGAGAVLITEPVGGVFSRRSAPVGVVSEAQLLAEIGSNVVDKAPMKILAGHRDLGFNVPVSPCQRNCPIKQDIATYIDYVSQGRYVDSWMVIHETNPFPSMLGRLCNHPCETDCKRGWDPGEDPVTIRSIKRFSTDFAFKQGLWVDYKLAPPKGRRVCIVGAGPAGLTCALDLRVQGYDVVLLEREAKVGGLLSTSIPPFRFDHAQLQWELDMILATGIEVRTNTNVGTGPDDVRLEDLIDEFDAVFLTIGMMQGRILPVPGKDATQVIDAMRFLRIISYDRIPEHMVPGKTRVVCVGGGAIATDAVQSSIKLGCPEVWMCAIEPEDRLPAFGNELHEAKEIGLRLACGIIVKEIHKDANNNVTGVSFAPLEPLEFDPLTGKVIFSSVKEKAGVERVRVDCDYVIFASGQIMERPSEIAPVTPRGLLAADRGGHTSVPKLFSGGDCVQGPSFIVDAVGWGHRVARSIREFLGEDADDDSFRLYQTVVERTDDHRQSEVFARTDPPILEASKRYDMSECELPWTDREAIVQSIRCFQCDSVHHYDRTVCVLCGACDDVCPEKAIDVVVFGEDRERSSGGDTLVCETSGGDPESGGYAGQIFINYDRCTNCRICEDHCPVNCITFERVRFVDDVMRVTERPDLKPIPLAVAG